One genomic segment of Deinococcus sp. LM3 includes these proteins:
- a CDS encoding ABC transporter substrate-binding protein, with protein MTRIRPTTSSSTIMAPLLTALLFTATPQAAAQAAAPAKPSAAWTATERAARGQTVNFYMWGGSDNINRYVDTVVAPAARKLGVTVRRVPVTDTAQAVNKVLGEKRAGKVRGGSVDLIWINGENFRTAQQAGLLKTGWAESLPNARYVNWKSPAIRTDFGFPVNGSESPWGSAQWQYVYDSARVSPSELPRSFAALAAWAQRHPGRFTFPAPPNFYGNRFLRQAMFELGGGPQAFAGPFREATWQRASPKLWSYLDGLRPNLWRGGRTFPADLPQLYTLFANGEVDFAFVQNIGGVAAEVQRGLLPKTARVYLFDAGTVSDTHFVAIPFNAAHAAGAQVLANLLLRPDLQLAKLSGDTWGDGLGIDPGRVGPAFSAQVKAALKVGPYTLDPALLARRSFSDVDATYDRRVQDGFRAWLK; from the coding sequence ATGACCCGAATTCGCCCGACCACCTCTTCCTCTACGATCATGGCGCCGCTGCTCACGGCGCTGCTGTTCACGGCGACCCCACAGGCGGCGGCCCAGGCAGCCGCCCCGGCGAAACCGTCGGCGGCGTGGACGGCCACCGAGCGGGCCGCGCGCGGGCAGACCGTGAACTTCTACATGTGGGGCGGGTCGGACAACATCAACCGCTACGTGGACACGGTCGTGGCGCCCGCCGCGAGGAAGCTGGGCGTGACGGTGCGGCGCGTGCCGGTCACGGACACCGCGCAGGCCGTGAACAAGGTGCTGGGCGAGAAACGGGCCGGGAAGGTCCGGGGCGGCAGCGTGGACCTGATCTGGATCAACGGCGAGAACTTCCGCACGGCGCAGCAGGCGGGCCTCCTGAAGACCGGCTGGGCCGAGTCGCTCCCGAACGCGCGGTACGTGAACTGGAAGAGTCCGGCAATCCGCACGGACTTCGGGTTTCCCGTGAACGGCAGCGAGTCCCCGTGGGGCAGCGCGCAGTGGCAGTACGTGTACGACAGCGCCCGCGTGAGCCCCTCGGAGTTGCCGCGCTCGTTCGCGGCGCTCGCCGCGTGGGCGCAGCGCCACCCGGGCCGCTTCACGTTCCCGGCCCCGCCGAACTTCTACGGTAACCGCTTCCTGCGGCAGGCGATGTTCGAACTCGGCGGCGGGCCGCAGGCGTTCGCCGGGCCGTTCCGCGAGGCGACGTGGCAGCGGGCCTCCCCGAAACTCTGGTCGTACCTGGACGGCCTGCGCCCGAACCTGTGGCGCGGCGGGCGGACCTTCCCGGCGGACCTGCCGCAGCTGTACACGCTGTTCGCCAACGGCGAGGTGGATTTCGCGTTCGTGCAGAACATCGGCGGCGTCGCGGCCGAGGTGCAGCGCGGCCTGCTGCCGAAGACGGCGCGGGTGTACCTGTTCGACGCGGGCACCGTCTCGGATACGCATTTCGTGGCGATTCCCTTCAACGCGGCGCACGCGGCGGGCGCGCAGGTCCTCGCGAACCTGCTGCTGCGCCCGGACCTGCAACTCGCCAAGCTGTCCGGCGACACCTGGGGCGACGGCCTGGGCATCGATCCGGGCCGGGTGGGTCCGGCGTTCAGCGCGCAGGTGAAGGCCGCCCTGAAGGTCGGGCCATACACGCTGGACCCGGCGCTGCTGGCCCGCCGGTCCTTCAGCGACGTGGACGCCACGTACGACCGCCGCGTGCAGGACGGCTTCCGCGCGTGGCTGAAGTAG
- a CDS encoding ABC transporter permease subunit — translation MSGLSRPVPRRWTPGSVLLGALLLAGAVGPLLLLGVWSLAGAWFYPALLPGEWSLRAWASALSPDTPLWASLWGSVWVGTVTAVTATALALPAARALNGWPGRSRAWVHSALLAPLILPAFAGVMGIQVVFIRLGLADTPAGVVAAHLIVAVPYAVAVLSATFAGYDARLEDAARTLGASRAAVWWQVTLPAVRSGVLVALLMAFLVSWSEYLLTLIVGGAQVRTLPLLLFSAVQGGDYALSGALGLVYLLPPLLGFALLAPRLRSAA, via the coding sequence GTGAGCGGTCTGAGCCGCCCCGTGCCGCGCCGCTGGACGCCGGGCAGCGTCCTGCTGGGCGCGCTGCTGCTGGCCGGGGCGGTGGGACCACTGCTGCTGCTGGGCGTGTGGTCCCTCGCGGGCGCGTGGTTCTACCCGGCGCTGCTGCCCGGCGAGTGGAGCCTGCGGGCCTGGGCCTCGGCGCTGTCCCCCGACACGCCGCTGTGGGCGTCGCTGTGGGGCAGCGTGTGGGTGGGAACCGTGACCGCCGTGACCGCCACCGCCCTGGCCCTGCCGGCCGCCCGCGCGCTGAACGGCTGGCCGGGCCGGTCGCGGGCGTGGGTGCACTCAGCGCTGCTCGCGCCGCTGATCCTGCCGGCCTTCGCGGGCGTCATGGGCATTCAGGTCGTGTTCATCCGCCTGGGACTGGCCGACACGCCGGCCGGCGTGGTCGCCGCGCACCTGATCGTCGCGGTGCCGTACGCGGTGGCCGTGCTGAGCGCCACCTTCGCCGGGTACGACGCCCGCCTGGAGGACGCGGCCCGCACGCTCGGCGCGTCCCGCGCGGCGGTGTGGTGGCAGGTGACGCTGCCCGCCGTGCGCTCCGGCGTGCTCGTGGCGCTGCTGATGGCGTTCCTGGTGTCCTGGAGCGAGTACCTGCTGACCCTGATCGTGGGCGGCGCGCAGGTCCGGACACTGCCGCTGCTGCTGTTCAGCGCCGTGCAGGGCGGTGACTACGCCCTGAGCGGCGCGCTGGGACTGGTGTACCTGCTGCCGCCGCTGCTGGGCTTCGCGCTGCTCGCGCCGCGCCTGAGGAGCGCCGCGTGA
- a CDS encoding lysophospholipid acyltransferase family protein: MPTEPGVTRAAASPPAGPVTLRAAPQGQLAALRYALRGQGLLWWELNRLARLPPDLSPTRRYGVQRAFSARILRHLRVRAEVRGPVPAGGPFLIVALHESVTDPLCLVRALPLPLRFVARDEIFGWPGVGPAVTRLGHVAIHPEAQLGGYRTLLRAARDILAGGESLVVFAQGTVAGIESDFQRGAFELARRLAVPVLPVALSGTHRIWEHPFTPALRYGQRVTVQLLPVVGVPEILSTDPDVLRVRVRRALKAAATRPDAAPPRHYRPERDGYWDGYRLDIDPDYPELARHMADHRAARAAQPPSSSPLPE; this comes from the coding sequence ATGCCGACTGAACCGGGCGTAACCCGCGCCGCCGCCTCCCCGCCAGCTGGCCCCGTGACGCTGCGCGCCGCGCCGCAGGGCCAGCTGGCCGCGCTGCGCTACGCCCTGCGCGGCCAGGGGCTGCTGTGGTGGGAACTGAACCGGCTGGCGCGGTTGCCGCCGGACCTGTCGCCCACGCGCCGTTACGGCGTCCAGCGGGCGTTCAGCGCGCGGATCCTGCGGCACCTGCGGGTCCGGGCGGAGGTGCGCGGGCCGGTTCCGGCAGGCGGGCCGTTCCTGATCGTCGCGCTGCACGAGAGCGTCACCGATCCGCTGTGTCTGGTGCGGGCGCTGCCGCTCCCGCTGCGCTTCGTGGCGCGCGACGAGATCTTCGGCTGGCCGGGCGTCGGACCGGCCGTGACACGCCTGGGGCACGTCGCCATTCACCCGGAAGCGCAGCTGGGTGGGTACCGGACCCTGCTGCGGGCCGCGCGGGACATCCTGGCGGGCGGCGAGAGCCTCGTGGTGTTCGCGCAGGGCACCGTGGCCGGTATCGAGAGCGACTTTCAACGCGGCGCCTTCGAACTGGCGCGGCGGCTGGCCGTGCCGGTCCTGCCGGTCGCGCTGAGCGGCACGCACCGCATCTGGGAGCATCCCTTCACGCCGGCGCTACGGTACGGGCAGCGGGTCACGGTGCAGCTCCTGCCGGTGGTGGGCGTCCCGGAGATCCTGTCCACCGACCCGGACGTGCTGCGCGTGCGGGTGAGGCGCGCCCTGAAAGCCGCCGCGACCCGCCCGGACGCCGCCCCGCCCCGCCATTACCGCCCGGAGCGGGACGGCTACTGGGACGGGTACCGGCTGGACATCGATCCCGACTACCCTGAACTCGCACGGCACATGGCCGATCACCGCGCGGCGCGCGCCGCACAGCCCCCCTCTTCTTCCCCCCTTCCGGAGTGA
- a CDS encoding ABC transporter permease subunit, producing the protein MAEVDRSGGTGRRALMVAPALLVTAGLFGGGLILTVLQSVGVDPVLGGQEVNFAAYRTLMADPAVRASLLLTLGVATLSTGLSAALGTALALLLRRAGRARLRFLAGLTLPVPHVLAATLVLLTLSQSGLLSRVTAALGLTRGPQDFPALLFDPLGVGVVLELVWKETPFVALLVLAALTRLDGRLHDVARSLGAGRAARFRQVTWPAIRPALLTACVLVFAFALGTVEVPLLLGATSPTTLSVLAYQAFTDTDLGRRPLAMALSTVLAALGALLLWSYVRTGPSR; encoded by the coding sequence GTGGCTGAAGTAGACCGGAGCGGCGGGACGGGGCGCCGGGCGTTGATGGTCGCCCCGGCGCTGCTCGTCACGGCCGGGCTGTTCGGGGGCGGCCTGATCCTGACCGTCCTTCAGAGCGTGGGCGTGGACCCCGTGCTGGGCGGGCAGGAGGTGAATTTCGCGGCGTACCGGACGCTCATGGCGGACCCGGCGGTGCGGGCCTCGCTGCTGCTGACGCTGGGCGTGGCGACCCTGAGCACTGGCCTGTCGGCGGCGCTGGGCACGGCGCTGGCCCTGCTGCTGAGGCGCGCGGGCCGGGCGCGGCTGCGCTTCCTGGCGGGCCTGACCCTGCCGGTCCCGCACGTGCTGGCCGCCACGCTGGTCCTGCTGACCCTCTCGCAGAGCGGCCTGCTGTCACGCGTGACGGCCGCGCTGGGCCTGACGCGCGGCCCGCAGGACTTCCCGGCGCTGCTGTTCGACCCGCTCGGCGTGGGCGTCGTGCTGGAACTCGTGTGGAAGGAGACGCCGTTCGTGGCGCTGCTGGTCCTCGCGGCCCTGACCCGCCTGGACGGGCGGCTGCACGACGTGGCCCGCAGCCTCGGGGCCGGGCGGGCCGCGCGGTTCCGGCAGGTGACGTGGCCCGCGATCCGCCCGGCCCTGCTGACGGCCTGCGTGCTGGTGTTCGCGTTCGCGCTCGGGACCGTCGAGGTGCCGCTGCTGCTGGGCGCGACCAGTCCGACTACCCTGAGCGTCCTGGCATACCAGGCGTTCACGGACACCGACCTGGGCCGCCGCCCGCTCGCCATGGCCCTGAGCACCGTCCTGGCGGCGCTGGGCGCGCTGCTGCTGTGGTCGTACGTGCGGACAGGGCCGTCCCGGTGA
- a CDS encoding ParB/RepB/Spo0J family partition protein yields the protein MNAFGRKGPRLTNLLERAQSFTAQDGAGAAPAAPQTLPLDLIVPNPRQPRRHFDPQQLQDLAVSIAERGVLQPIMVRPSGERFEIVFGERRYRASRLAGRREIPVIVQAVSDEEFEVIATLENLQRADLNRFEEVTGKLTLLARTLSLDVQDVPAHLKQMRANPQAHPEDVQVAEQLFAQLGGEQWVSFVVNGLPVLSLKEPMRAAVERGELAYSKALLIARAPAALHAELVAEAIAQGWTQAEVRAQIRARQSSSPAASGPATSGDTLRELRRQLSPARLAALPEKQRARAERLMAELGQLLS from the coding sequence GTGAACGCCTTCGGGCGCAAGGGCCCGCGCCTCACGAACCTGCTGGAGCGCGCGCAGTCGTTCACAGCGCAGGACGGGGCCGGCGCCGCCCCGGCAGCCCCGCAGACGCTACCGCTGGACCTGATCGTGCCCAACCCGCGCCAGCCGCGCCGGCACTTCGATCCGCAGCAGCTTCAGGATCTGGCGGTCAGCATCGCCGAGCGGGGCGTGCTGCAGCCGATCATGGTGCGGCCCTCCGGGGAGCGGTTCGAGATCGTGTTCGGCGAGCGGCGTTACCGTGCGTCCCGGCTGGCCGGGCGGCGCGAGATCCCGGTGATCGTGCAGGCCGTCTCGGACGAGGAGTTCGAGGTGATCGCCACGCTGGAGAACCTGCAACGCGCCGACCTCAACCGCTTCGAGGAGGTGACGGGCAAGCTGACGCTGCTGGCCCGCACGCTGAGCTTGGACGTGCAGGACGTGCCCGCGCACCTCAAGCAGATGCGCGCCAACCCGCAGGCCCACCCAGAGGACGTGCAGGTCGCCGAGCAGCTGTTCGCGCAGCTGGGGGGCGAGCAGTGGGTGTCGTTCGTGGTGAACGGCCTGCCGGTCCTGTCCCTGAAAGAACCGATGCGCGCGGCCGTCGAGCGCGGCGAACTGGCGTATTCCAAGGCGCTGCTGATCGCCCGCGCGCCCGCCGCCCTGCACGCGGAACTCGTGGCGGAGGCGATCGCGCAGGGCTGGACCCAGGCGGAGGTCCGGGCGCAGATCCGCGCGCGGCAGAGCTCCAGCCCAGCGGCTTCCGGCCCGGCCACTTCCGGCGATACCCTGCGGGAGCTGCGGCGTCAGCTGTCGCCGGCCCGGCTCGCGGCCCTGCCGGAGAAGCAGCGCGCGCGGGCCGAGCGCCTGATGGCCGAACTCGGTCAGCTGCTGTCCTGA
- a CDS encoding ABC transporter ATP-binding protein, with the protein MTRLELDGISAAHGGHPVLRGVSLSVGSGERFALLGASGSGKSTLLRVVAGLHPPTQGDVRLGGRSVLSVPPEARDVGLVFQDPLLFPHLSVAGNLAFGLRQRRVPRAETDARVADMLTRTGLQDLGPRRAGALSGGQAGRAALGRALITRPPLLLLDEPLSALDAPLRRDLREWLVREAQERGTTLLLVTHDQEEALATAQRIGFLDGGRLAQVGEPAELYARPATLNAARFFGIRNFLPGVQDSADVMTALGRLRVARPGHGPVTVTVRPEAIRPGPAAVNTLRAQVRQVSFAGAFWRCELTVPAPDMEGPGMGGLGGQETGLVWHAPPDAPPRAGETVTLHLPPAACWTVPEHPEDRPGA; encoded by the coding sequence GTGACCCGCCTGGAACTCGACGGGATCAGCGCCGCGCACGGCGGCCACCCGGTCCTGCGCGGCGTGTCCCTGAGCGTCGGCAGCGGCGAACGCTTCGCGCTGCTCGGCGCGTCCGGCAGCGGCAAGAGCACCCTGCTGCGCGTCGTGGCGGGCCTGCACCCACCCACGCAGGGCGACGTGCGCCTCGGGGGCCGCAGCGTCCTGAGCGTGCCGCCCGAGGCGCGGGACGTGGGACTGGTGTTTCAGGACCCGCTGCTGTTCCCGCACCTGAGCGTGGCCGGGAACCTCGCCTTCGGCCTGCGGCAGCGCCGGGTACCGCGCGCCGAGACCGACGCGCGCGTCGCGGACATGCTGACCCGCACCGGCCTCCAGGACCTCGGGCCGCGCCGCGCGGGGGCGCTGTCCGGCGGGCAGGCCGGCCGCGCCGCGCTGGGGCGGGCGCTGATCACCCGCCCTCCCCTGCTCCTGCTGGACGAACCCCTCAGCGCCCTCGACGCCCCGCTGCGCCGTGACCTGCGCGAGTGGCTGGTGCGCGAGGCGCAGGAACGCGGCACGACGCTGCTGCTCGTCACGCACGACCAGGAGGAGGCGCTGGCGACCGCGCAGCGCATCGGGTTCCTGGACGGCGGGCGGCTGGCGCAGGTGGGCGAACCCGCCGAACTGTACGCGCGGCCCGCCACGCTGAACGCCGCACGGTTCTTCGGCATCCGGAACTTCCTGCCGGGCGTGCAGGACAGCGCGGACGTCATGACGGCGCTGGGGCGGCTGCGGGTCGCCCGGCCCGGCCACGGCCCGGTGACGGTCACCGTGCGGCCCGAGGCGATCCGGCCCGGACCGGCCGCCGTGAACACCCTGCGCGCCCAGGTGCGGCAGGTGTCGTTCGCGGGAGCGTTCTGGCGCTGCGAGCTGACCGTGCCGGCGCCGGACATGGAGGGACCGGGCATGGGTGGACTGGGGGGCCAGGAAACAGGGCTGGTCTGGCACGCCCCGCCGGACGCCCCGCCCCGCGCCGGGGAGACCGTCACGCTGCACCTGCCGCCCGCCGCCTGCTGGACCGTCCCGGAACACCCTGAGGACCGCCCCGGCGCGTGA